One genomic window of Gossypium hirsutum isolate 1008001.06 chromosome D11, Gossypium_hirsutum_v2.1, whole genome shotgun sequence includes the following:
- the LOC107913589 gene encoding AAA-ATPase At1g43910, with product MSSLLEQLPSSTTLLSMYASFSAMAMLIRTILNEMVPKRIQNYISTKFLDLASSCLSSDFTFIIEERWQAVLNETFRAVEAYLPTRIGPFTDSLLIGSNEPLNPSAPPKQRIPVDCKIVDEFHGMRLEWTLRNSVDSNKYFPREKRYFRLNCKKGDRDRVMQYYFPHIATTARWILNQRETLNIYTYDRESSVWEPTVFKHPATFETLAMEPEVKQLIKDDLDSFVERKDFFEGVGRAWKRGYLLYGPPGTGKSSLVAAIANYLRYNIYDLQLQTARSDADLRHILTSTTNRSILLIEDIDCGTKVSHDRAKDQEDNDEQQNSNCLSSTDPGVTLSGLLNFLDGLWSSCGDERIIIFTTNHKDKLDPALLRPGRMDVHIHMGYCTPAAFRKLSATYLGIKHHPSFLTIDNLLQNITLTPAEVAQQLMKTDDPESVLQSFIHFLEMKRNLRDDI from the exons ATGTCTTCATTGTTGGAACAGTTACCTTCCTCCACTACCCTCTTGTCCATGTATGCCTCCTTCTCCGCCATGGCCATGTTAATTCGTACCATCTTGAACGAAATGGTCCCCAAACGAATCCAAAACTACATTTCCACCAAGTTTTTGGACTTAGCTTCATCTTGCCTTTCCTCTGATTTCACTTTCATTATCGAGGAACGTTGGCAAGCTGTTCTTAACGAAACATTTCGTGCCGTAGAAGCCTATCTGCCAACCAGGATCGGCCCTTTCACAGATAgtctcttgattggatccaatgaACCCCTAAACCCCAGTGCGCCGCCCAAACAACGCATTCCCGTTGACTGCAAGATCGTCGATGAATTCCATGGCATGCGTTTGGAATGGACTCTTCGTAATTCCGTCGACTCCAACAAGTACTTCCCTCGAGAGAAAAGATACTTCCGCTTGAACTGTAAGAAAGGAGATAGAGACAGAGTAATGCAATACTACTTCCCTCACATTGCAACAACAGCACGGTGGATCTTGAACCAGCGGGAGACCCTCAATATTTACACCTATGATCGAGAATCATCGGTATGGGAACCCACGGTTTTCAAGCACCCTGCAACGTTTGAGACTCTAGCTATGGAGCCAGAGGTGAAGCAGTTGATAAAGGATGACCTTGACTCTTTTGTTGAACGAAAGGATTTCTTTGAGGGCGTTGGCAGGGCTTGGAAACGAGGGTACCTTCTTTATGGTCCACCAGGGACAGGGAAATCTTCACTTGTGGCTGCAATTGCAAACTACTTGAGATACAATATATACGATCTTCAACTCCAAACTGCTCGAAGTGATGCTGACTTAAGGCATATTCTAACCTCTACCACTAACCGCTCCATTCTCCTTATTGAGGACATAGATTGTGGCACAAAAGTCTCTCATGACCGAGCCAAGGACCAAGAAGATAATGATGAGCAACAAAATTCAAATTGCCTTTCTTCTACTGATCCTGGG GTGACGTTGTCAGGCTTACTCAACTTCCTTGATGGGTTATGGTCGAGTTGTGGGGATGAGAGGATCATCATCTTCACCACAAATCATAAAGACAAGTTGGATCCAGCTCTGTTGCGCCCTGGACGAATGGATGTTCACATTCACATGGGTTATTGCACTCCTGCTGCTTTTAGAAAGCTTTCAGCCACATATCTTGGAATCAAACACCATCCTTCCTTTCTTACTATTGATAATCTCTTACAAAATATCACCCTCACTCCAGCCGAAGTAGCACAGCAGCTGATGAAGACTGACGATCCTGAATCTGTACTCCAGAGTTTCATTCACTTTCTTGAAATGAAAAGGAATTTAAGAGATGACATATAG
- the LOC107911177 gene encoding uncharacterized protein, translating to MEAEHVFVENIRDAMVANRRIVRSINVEVYSRRLETFRVTKTIGRRPGIPPRSYRVDIRNRQCDCRRFQTLHYPCAHVVIVCVKVSLNVEQFVDDVYTLELMLHVWENEFPVLSDLSTWEVPPTTFKLVPDKGLCRNPEGRPQSSRICNEIDIREKSDGKRCGLCRLAGHNRSKSHEQVRIELM from the coding sequence ATGGAGGCGGAACACGTGTTTGTTGAAAATAtcagggatgcaatggttgcaaatCGTCGGATAGTGAGGTCAATAaatgtagaagtatattcacgacGTCTTGAAACGTTTCGAGTTACAAAGACCATTGGTCGTCGAcccggtataccacctaggtcctataGAGTTGATATCCGAAACAGACAGTGCGATTGTAGAAGgttccaaacacttcattatccatgtgcgcATGTCGTGATAGTGTGTGTTAAAGTCTCGCTCAATGTTGAACAATttgtcgatgatgtgtacacacTTGAGCTCATGTTGCATGTTTGGGAGAATGAGTTCCCCGTCCTGTCTGACCTCTCTACATGGGAGGTGCCTCCGACGACTTTCAAGCTTGTCCCAGACAAAGGGTTGTGTAGGAATCCGGAAGGTCGTCCGCAATCATCCAGAATCTGTAATGAAAttgacattagggagaaatctgaTGGTAAGCGTTGTGGATTATGCAGATTAGCTGGTCATAATCGGAGTAAAAGTCATGAACAAGTAAGAATTGAGCTTATGTAA